One genomic window of uncultured delta proteobacterium includes the following:
- the hisI gene encoding Phosphoribosyl-AMP cyclohydrolase: MTKSCDCAKNLTPDFAKGGGLVPAIAQCAKTGHVLMLAYMNEESWNKTLETGEAHYWSRSRSELWHKGGTSGNVQKVKAIRLDCDNDTILLLIDQIGGAACHEGYESCFFHELNKDGSASVCCERVFDPKEVYK, translated from the coding sequence ATGACCAAATCCTGTGACTGCGCGAAGAACCTTACCCCTGATTTCGCCAAAGGCGGCGGCCTGGTGCCCGCCATTGCCCAGTGCGCCAAAACCGGCCACGTGCTCATGCTCGCCTACATGAATGAAGAGTCCTGGAATAAAACCCTGGAAACCGGCGAAGCCCATTACTGGAGCCGCAGCCGGTCCGAACTCTGGCACAAGGGCGGGACGAGCGGCAACGTGCAAAAGGTGAAGGCCATCCGCCTCGATTGCGATAACGACACCATCCTGCTGCTCATCGACCAGATCGGCGGCGCCGCATGCCACGAAGGATACGAAAGCTGCTTTTTCCACGAACTGAACAAGGACGGCTCTGCTTCCGTCTGCTGCGAACGCGTTTTCGACCCCAAGGAGGTCTATAAATAA
- the hisG gene encoding ATP phosphoribosyltransferase → MACNTCNDVVKFGLPKGSLEEATINLFARSGWKISMRNRNYFPEINDPAITSRLCRPQEMPAYVAEGVLDAGLTGKDWILENQADVVVVADLVYSKASNRPARWVLAVAGDSPYQKPEDLAGKRVATEIMGLTERYFSSRNIPVRVQYSWGATEAKVVEGLADAIVEVTETGTTIRAHGLRIIDDVLVTNTQLIANKDAWANPVKRAKIEQITMLLQGALRAEGLVGLKMNAPSANLDEVLAILPSLNSPTVASQQDKRWVSLEIVVDTKVVRDLIPRLVAAGVEGIIEYPLNKVI, encoded by the coding sequence ATGGCCTGCAACACTTGCAACGACGTGGTCAAATTCGGCCTGCCCAAGGGATCGCTGGAAGAAGCCACCATCAATCTGTTCGCGCGGTCCGGCTGGAAGATCTCCATGCGCAACCGCAACTACTTCCCGGAAATCAACGACCCGGCCATCACCTCCCGGCTCTGCCGCCCCCAGGAAATGCCCGCCTACGTGGCCGAAGGTGTTCTGGACGCGGGCCTCACCGGCAAGGACTGGATCCTGGAAAACCAGGCCGACGTGGTCGTTGTGGCGGATCTCGTCTATTCCAAGGCCAGCAACCGCCCGGCCCGCTGGGTCCTGGCCGTCGCGGGGGATTCCCCCTACCAGAAGCCCGAGGATCTGGCCGGGAAACGCGTCGCCACGGAAATCATGGGCCTGACCGAGCGCTACTTCTCGAGCAGGAACATTCCCGTGCGCGTACAGTATTCCTGGGGCGCCACCGAGGCCAAGGTCGTGGAAGGCCTGGCCGACGCCATCGTGGAAGTGACGGAAACCGGCACCACCATCCGCGCCCATGGGTTGCGCATCATTGACGACGTGCTGGTCACCAACACCCAGCTCATCGCCAACAAGGACGCCTGGGCCAACCCCGTCAAACGGGCCAAGATCGAGCAGATCACCATGCTGCTCCAGGGCGCGCTCCGCGCCGAGGGCCTGGTGGGCCTCAAGATGAACGCGCCGTCCGCCAACCTGGACGAAGTGCTCGCGATCCTGCCGTCCCTCAACTCCCCCACGGTCGCGAGCCAGCAGGACAAGCGCTGGGTCTCCCTCGAAATCGTGGTGGATACCAAAGTCGTGCGCGACCTCATTCCCCGCCTCGTCGCGGCGGGCGTGGAAGGCATCATCGAATACCCGCTGAACAAGGTTATCTGA
- a CDS encoding putative All-trans-retinol 13,14-reductase (Evidence 3 : Function proposed based on presence of conserved amino acid motif, structural feature or limited homology), translated as MAKKLTATVVGGGVSGMTAALILARFGHEVTLVERSPVLGLTVRGFSRDGVYFDTGLHRTGGLGENGPFTQYLKFLGLGDLPVVWYEEDAFETVRFGNQGRDIALPVGYEATKQRLHSLFPDEKQGIDAYLDAVRRVYNSAPFIHEATDIRAAFAEEDAYDTFEGFVNSRVRDPILRAVFSAYSMLLGYSPKEVSFLQHARVMASAIDSAATFAGGGAALADGFARRLEEAGVRIITGNGVSRVNFSSGGSIEGVTLDSGDMFDADTVIYTGHPYYLLNIVHDGVFAPVFTRYLRTPAETPSAYMLFGVSDKPLFPNNGCNLFYCRDTDFSSVFSPAHNPLEGPFHITTRPGTGLPRGKRMIEAAGEGYAVTAIMAGSFASYLRWKDTRSGERGPRYAEFKAEKLDEFREALYVACPETASVRFLDGATPLTFRDYTHSPSGSVYGRKHTLMQHNPQPATRVPGLWLAGQSIVAPGVLGAVISAFLTCGFIVGAEELHAELNR; from the coding sequence ATGGCGAAAAAGTTGACAGCGACGGTTGTTGGCGGCGGCGTTTCCGGCATGACGGCGGCCCTTATTCTGGCCCGGTTCGGGCACGAGGTCACCCTGGTCGAGCGTTCTCCCGTTTTGGGCCTTACCGTCCGGGGATTTTCCCGGGACGGGGTCTATTTTGACACCGGACTCCACCGCACGGGCGGCCTCGGGGAAAACGGGCCTTTCACGCAATACCTGAAATTTCTCGGGCTGGGAGATCTGCCCGTTGTCTGGTACGAAGAGGACGCGTTCGAAACGGTCCGTTTCGGCAACCAGGGGCGGGATATTGCCCTTCCCGTGGGCTATGAGGCGACAAAGCAGCGGCTCCATTCCCTTTTTCCGGATGAAAAACAGGGAATTGACGCCTACCTTGACGCGGTGCGCAGGGTCTACAACAGCGCGCCGTTTATCCACGAGGCCACGGACATCAGGGCCGCCTTCGCGGAAGAGGATGCATACGACACGTTTGAAGGATTTGTGAACAGCCGCGTGCGCGACCCCATCCTGCGGGCCGTTTTTTCGGCGTATTCCATGCTGCTCGGCTATTCTCCGAAGGAAGTGTCCTTTTTGCAGCATGCCAGGGTCATGGCGTCCGCCATTGATTCGGCGGCAACGTTCGCGGGGGGCGGAGCCGCTCTTGCGGACGGGTTCGCGCGGCGCCTGGAAGAGGCGGGCGTCCGGATAATCACGGGCAACGGCGTCTCGCGGGTCAATTTTTCCTCCGGCGGCTCCATTGAGGGCGTGACCCTTGACAGCGGCGACATGTTCGACGCCGATACCGTGATCTACACCGGGCACCCGTACTATCTGCTCAACATCGTCCACGACGGGGTGTTCGCCCCCGTGTTCACGCGCTACCTGCGCACTCCGGCTGAAACGCCTTCCGCGTACATGCTTTTCGGGGTGAGCGACAAACCCTTGTTCCCCAATAACGGCTGCAACCTTTTTTACTGCCGGGACACGGATTTTTCCTCCGTCTTCTCCCCGGCCCACAACCCGCTGGAGGGGCCTTTCCATATTACGACGCGCCCCGGCACCGGACTGCCGCGCGGCAAACGCATGATTGAGGCCGCCGGGGAAGGATACGCGGTTACCGCCATCATGGCGGGCAGTTTCGCGTCGTATCTGCGGTGGAAGGATACCCGTTCCGGCGAGCGCGGCCCCCGGTACGCCGAATTCAAGGCCGAAAAACTGGACGAATTCCGTGAGGCCTTGTATGTGGCATGCCCGGAAACCGCGTCCGTGCGGTTTTTGGACGGCGCCACTCCGTTGACGTTCCGGGATTACACGCACTCACCTTCCGGGAGTGTCTACGGGCGCAAGCATACCCTGATGCAACACAACCCCCAGCCCGCGACGCGCGTACCGGGGCTGTGGCTTGCGGGGCAGTCCATCGTCGCGCCGGGGGTGCTCGGCGCGGTGATCTCCGCGTTCCTTACCTGCGGCTTCATTGTGGGGGCGGAGGAACTGCATGCGGAACTGAACCGGTAG
- the citN gene encoding Citrate transporter: protein MLAATGLVIITCVLLGIMSKKLSPVAALISIPFIGALFLGFTPTQTSHFILDGLRSIIPVTAMIVFAILYFGVVSDAGMLDPIVTGILKVVGCKPPRITLGTALLALIIHLDGSGAVTIMLTVPVFLPLYDRLGMDRRILACIIAMATGTNFLPWIGAQVRSSIVLEVTPMDIYLPLIPVHVIGLIGVFSLAYWFGKREEKRLGLNAVGCQVEPLPYKLTEEQKAIRRPRLFWLNLLLTLAVFSSMLFRLVDAAVAFMIGVALALTLNYRGVDRQMARIDAHARTALMLGSVLMSAGAFVGIMKQTGVITAMAKALVAAIPQGMEHALPLLVAIVSMPMSLVFDPDSFYFGILPVLTAAYRELGGDPIVVARAAILGVHTTGYGVSPLTPSCLLLVGMTRLSLADHQRFSFFYLWGCSLLMVAASVLLGILPL, encoded by the coding sequence ATGCTTGCCGCCACCGGCCTTGTTATCATCACCTGCGTTTTGCTGGGCATCATGAGCAAAAAGCTGTCACCCGTGGCCGCCCTCATCAGTATTCCCTTCATCGGCGCGCTATTCCTCGGGTTCACCCCCACGCAGACAAGCCACTTCATCCTTGACGGGCTGCGCTCCATCATCCCGGTCACGGCAATGATTGTATTCGCCATCCTGTATTTCGGCGTCGTGTCCGACGCCGGCATGCTTGACCCGATCGTCACGGGAATCCTGAAAGTCGTGGGCTGCAAGCCTCCCCGCATTACCTTGGGCACGGCGCTACTCGCCCTTATCATCCATCTGGACGGGTCCGGCGCCGTCACGATCATGCTGACCGTTCCGGTTTTCCTGCCGCTCTATGACCGCCTCGGCATGGACAGGCGCATCCTGGCCTGCATCATCGCAATGGCCACGGGCACGAACTTTCTGCCATGGATCGGCGCGCAGGTCCGCTCCTCCATCGTGCTGGAAGTCACGCCCATGGACATTTACCTGCCGCTTATTCCTGTTCACGTGATAGGCCTTATAGGCGTGTTCTCCCTTGCGTACTGGTTCGGCAAACGGGAAGAAAAGCGCCTGGGCTTGAACGCCGTCGGCTGCCAGGTGGAACCCTTGCCCTACAAACTTACCGAGGAACAAAAAGCCATCCGCCGCCCGCGGCTTTTCTGGCTCAACCTTCTGCTGACCCTGGCCGTTTTTTCCAGCATGCTGTTCCGCCTGGTCGACGCGGCGGTTGCGTTCATGATCGGCGTCGCGCTGGCCCTGACCCTCAACTACCGGGGCGTGGACCGGCAGATGGCCCGCATAGACGCCCATGCGCGAACGGCGCTCATGCTCGGCAGCGTGCTTATGAGCGCCGGCGCGTTTGTCGGCATCATGAAGCAGACGGGCGTCATCACGGCAATGGCGAAGGCGCTGGTGGCGGCCATCCCCCAGGGCATGGAACATGCCCTGCCGCTTCTGGTCGCCATTGTCAGCATGCCGATGAGCCTTGTTTTTGACCCGGATTCCTTCTACTTCGGCATATTGCCGGTTCTCACGGCGGCCTACAGGGAACTTGGCGGCGACCCTATTGTTGTCGCGCGGGCGGCGATTCTCGGCGTGCACACGACCGGGTACGGCGTTTCTCCGCTCACGCCGTCCTGCCTTCTGCTTGTCGGCATGACCCGACTTTCCCTCGCGGATCACCAACGTTTTTCCTTCTTTTACCTCTGGGGCTGTTCCCTCCTCATGGTGGCAGCGAGCGTTCTTTTGGGGATACTTCCCCTTTAA
- the xerC gene encoding Tyrosine recombinase XerC, whose protein sequence is MNAPRVRIRLRPPAAAHKQEGPGAAAETVAMFLAHLEMEKGYSAATVAAYGEDLRQFADFAAGQGLHLDTPSSVTGAHIRAFMAEMHRLGLSKTSMGRKLSSLRTFFRFCARLRLVAALPTDGIRNPKQEKRHPKVLNVDQTFALLDAAAAPEAGTAKRHALAARDLALAELLYGSGLRISEALSLNTAQIMVPGTPSARGNADACVRVLGKGGKERVVPLSGASVAALAAWLEERPSLAEAGEKALFVGSNGGRLNRRVAARAIEELCKKAGLPEAVSPHALRHSFATHLLENGADLRSLQELLGHSRLTTTQRYTHLDLARLTRVYDAAHPKSENKK, encoded by the coding sequence ATGAACGCGCCGCGCGTCAGAATACGGCTGCGGCCCCCGGCGGCGGCGCACAAGCAGGAAGGCCCCGGCGCGGCCGCTGAAACCGTGGCCATGTTCCTCGCCCATCTTGAAATGGAAAAAGGGTACTCTGCCGCGACCGTTGCCGCCTACGGCGAGGACCTGCGCCAGTTCGCGGACTTCGCGGCCGGGCAGGGGCTGCATCTGGATACCCCCTCTTCCGTCACGGGCGCGCATATCCGCGCGTTCATGGCGGAGATGCACCGCCTGGGCCTCAGCAAAACCAGCATGGGCCGCAAGCTTTCCAGCCTGCGGACGTTTTTCCGGTTCTGCGCCAGGCTCCGGCTTGTGGCCGCCCTGCCCACCGACGGTATCCGCAACCCAAAACAGGAAAAGCGGCACCCCAAGGTGCTCAACGTGGACCAGACCTTCGCCCTGCTCGACGCCGCCGCGGCTCCCGAGGCCGGAACGGCCAAACGGCATGCCCTGGCCGCGCGGGACCTGGCGCTGGCCGAGCTGTTGTACGGTTCCGGCCTGCGTATCAGCGAAGCCCTTTCGCTGAACACGGCGCAGATCATGGTGCCGGGAACGCCGTCGGCCCGCGGCAATGCGGACGCCTGCGTCCGCGTGCTGGGCAAAGGCGGGAAGGAGCGGGTCGTGCCGCTCTCCGGCGCTTCCGTCGCCGCTCTGGCCGCCTGGCTTGAGGAACGGCCGTCGCTCGCCGAAGCCGGGGAAAAAGCCCTGTTTGTGGGATCAAACGGCGGCCGCCTGAACCGCCGCGTGGCCGCGAGGGCCATCGAGGAATTGTGCAAAAAAGCCGGGCTGCCGGAAGCCGTTTCCCCGCACGCGCTGCGGCATTCCTTCGCGACGCACCTTCTTGAGAACGGCGCCGACTTACGCAGCCTCCAGGAACTCCTGGGGCATTCCCGCCTGACCACAACCCAGCGGTATACCCACCTGGACCTCGCCCGCCTGACTCGCGTGTACGACGCCGCCCATCCCAAAAGCGAAAACAAAAAGTAA
- a CDS encoding putative Endo-1,4-beta-xylanase-like protein (Evidence 3 : Function proposed based on presence of conserved amino acid motif, structural feature or limited homology) produces the protein MTAAIAVNAICAILRPMHFPRASLPAIYRLSRGALYTFCGFCALWCLHGGNVDAADAKTQPAAQSRPALPRGVDSYTITQRGDGYRINITCPQVGTPVADAELAIWARDQAAAFTESVQMLPTPPPVPYELVITYETLRASSRVISVVFFISTSMGGAHPEPGLATFVYDRRDGRRLSYNDLFLNQEGIVRTFSDICRGSLAKQLGDRVDPAMLDAGTTPTMANFDLFALAENGVRIFFPPYQIAPYSEGYLNVTIPLGDLAQFKPHLAFWDKP, from the coding sequence ATGACGGCAGCCATTGCAGTCAATGCCATATGTGCTATACTCCGCCCCATGCACTTTCCCAGAGCATCCCTACCAGCCATATACCGCTTGTCTCGCGGCGCTTTATACACATTTTGCGGTTTTTGCGCTCTGTGGTGTCTCCACGGAGGGAACGTCGACGCGGCGGACGCCAAAACCCAGCCCGCCGCGCAGAGCCGCCCGGCCCTTCCCAGGGGCGTTGATTCATACACCATTACGCAACGCGGCGACGGGTACCGGATCAACATAACCTGCCCCCAGGTGGGGACCCCCGTGGCGGACGCGGAGCTTGCCATCTGGGCGCGGGACCAGGCCGCGGCCTTTACCGAAAGCGTGCAGATGCTCCCGACCCCTCCGCCCGTGCCGTATGAACTTGTCATCACCTATGAAACGCTGCGGGCTTCCTCGCGCGTCATTTCCGTTGTTTTCTTCATCAGCACGTCCATGGGCGGCGCCCACCCGGAACCGGGACTGGCGACCTTTGTCTACGACAGGCGGGACGGCCGCAGACTGTCCTACAACGATCTGTTTCTGAATCAGGAAGGAATCGTCCGGACATTTTCCGATATCTGCCGGGGGTCTCTTGCCAAACAGCTCGGGGACAGGGTCGACCCGGCAATGCTTGATGCCGGAACAACCCCCACCATGGCGAACTTCGATCTTTTCGCCCTGGCGGAAAACGGTGTTCGCATCTTTTTCCCCCCCTACCAGATAGCCCCTTACAGCGAAGGCTATCTCAATGTCACCATCCCCCTGGGCGATCTGGCGCAGTTCAAGCCGCACCTGGCTTTTTGGGATAAACCTTGA
- the rsmG gene encoding Ribosomal RNA small subunit methyltransferase G → MRTPETIQPDLLADRLKWLGFSLPDAALAGLGTYLAQLMKWNKVMNLVGTTSWEKTLDTLVIDSFHLAGFLPSLGLAPAPVTYDLGAGAGLPGIPLRLLWPDGVYTLVETREKRALFMRTVLAAVDAGQTGVFQGRAEDFFLQSGPADLILSRAFMPWQDMLAFVATALAPGGRVVFLTLAPAPDAIPAPWSLVAQKAYGAAGTTRHFWCFAKEAP, encoded by the coding sequence ATGCGCACGCCTGAAACCATACAACCGGACCTGCTCGCCGACCGCCTCAAATGGCTGGGCTTTTCCCTCCCGGACGCGGCTCTTGCCGGCCTTGGCACCTACCTCGCCCAGCTCATGAAATGGAACAAGGTCATGAACCTTGTGGGCACAACGTCCTGGGAGAAAACCCTGGACACGCTCGTTATCGACAGCTTTCACCTGGCCGGATTTCTGCCTTCCCTGGGACTTGCGCCGGCCCCGGTCACATACGACCTCGGCGCGGGCGCGGGCTTGCCGGGCATCCCGCTGCGCCTTCTCTGGCCGGACGGCGTCTATACTTTGGTGGAAACCCGCGAAAAGCGGGCGCTGTTCATGCGGACCGTCCTGGCTGCCGTGGATGCCGGTCAAACCGGAGTGTTCCAGGGCAGGGCCGAGGACTTTTTTCTCCAGTCCGGCCCGGCGGACCTGATCCTCAGCCGGGCCTTCATGCCCTGGCAGGATATGCTTGCATTTGTCGCAACGGCCCTCGCCCCCGGCGGCCGGGTGGTATTTTTGACCCTCGCTCCCGCGCCGGACGCCATTCCCGCGCCCTGGAGCCTCGTTGCCCAAAAAGCCTACGGCGCGGCCGGGACAACCCGCCATTTCTGGTGTTTTGCAAAGGAAGCGCCATGA
- a CDS encoding hypothetical protein (Evidence 5 : No homology to any previously reported sequences) → MQDKTTCSYDFLDFMREEKYYDAARCAHVMLECFGDVIRHNEMMLTVNIRRENIAAALENCNELISYSRLKGMDGAEYETNREALLLRLTRTRTYMAARFWDEVAEDIASAPRRFAAVPLVLTGEAYCGENTETGNRFLTFYIRSRPDARVACRLAASEPPFMDGLAFPRWTAVHGRFLSASSTLILLDPCHYIGSFDNPPQ, encoded by the coding sequence ATGCAAGACAAAACAACGTGCTCATATGACTTTCTCGATTTCATGCGGGAAGAGAAATATTACGACGCCGCCCGGTGTGCGCATGTAATGCTCGAGTGCTTCGGGGACGTGATCCGCCATAACGAGATGATGCTCACCGTCAACATCCGGCGGGAGAATATCGCGGCGGCCCTGGAAAACTGCAACGAACTTATCAGCTACAGCCGTCTTAAGGGCATGGATGGCGCGGAGTACGAAACCAACCGCGAGGCGCTGCTGCTCCGCCTCACGCGTACGCGTACCTATATGGCGGCGCGGTTCTGGGACGAGGTGGCGGAAGATATCGCATCCGCGCCCCGGCGGTTTGCCGCAGTTCCCCTGGTCCTGACGGGCGAGGCTTACTGCGGGGAGAATACGGAAACCGGCAACCGGTTCCTGACGTTTTATATCCGGAGCAGGCCGGACGCGCGCGTGGCCTGCCGCCTTGCCGCGAGCGAGCCGCCGTTCATGGACGGGCTTGCGTTTCCCCGGTGGACGGCGGTTCACGGCCGGTTTTTGAGCGCGTCATCAACGCTCATCCTGCTTGATCCCTGCCATTACATAGGCTCTTTCGACAATCCTCCCCAATGA
- a CDS encoding putative Dienelactone hydrolase-like protein (Evidence 3 : Function proposed based on presence of conserved amino acid motif, structural feature or limited homology) produces MSRKPLPFPKPARPAAASVLPVFFLLLAALLLPAQAAFAKGSGPQLPQPGFRSVGLWDPDIPIRMDIAVWYPSPRIPRDLLLDGWSIRVGQNGITIPGRYPVILISHTTAASRLASHDLAATLARHGFIVIAPTHPKDNMDDTSGIFHAALFADRPRQLLLALEAVEKNAALHNIIDRSRIGILGVGAGAATALQLAGARPDPSLLGNHCALPENAVSADPLCSSWARLFHPQIQAEFAALLANGPEKFTPVLYAKAEPLTGGSSLNDLSHALAQDNKTQPAVPPQPPLPKTDTRQAQNVLAVGLLTPGLIDLFPDAVLQNVAVPVGILAAGNDAVYPAAKSVDRLQLLLPQRPALRVLQNAGHGDVQAPCPPMYQESFSALCGGQNPSGEDWRKIRNDFFVRFFQKTLGPPGPPPLLPSQ; encoded by the coding sequence TTGAGCCGGAAGCCGCTCCCCTTTCCGAAACCGGCCCGCCCGGCCGCCGCATCGGTCTTGCCGGTATTTTTCCTGTTGCTCGCGGCGCTTTTACTCCCGGCGCAGGCCGCGTTTGCCAAAGGGTCAGGGCCGCAGCTCCCCCAGCCGGGATTCCGCTCCGTCGGGCTGTGGGACCCGGATATCCCCATCCGCATGGATATCGCCGTCTGGTATCCCAGCCCCCGCATCCCGCGCGACCTCCTTCTCGACGGCTGGTCCATCAGGGTTGGGCAAAACGGCATAACCATCCCGGGACGATACCCGGTAATCCTCATTTCCCACACCACGGCCGCATCGCGCCTGGCATCGCATGATCTGGCGGCGACTCTCGCCCGGCACGGGTTCATCGTCATCGCGCCGACCCATCCCAAAGACAATATGGACGACACGAGCGGGATCTTCCATGCCGCCCTTTTCGCCGACCGCCCCCGGCAACTGCTGCTGGCCCTGGAAGCGGTGGAAAAAAATGCCGCTCTGCACAACATTATAGACAGAAGCCGTATCGGCATTCTCGGCGTCGGCGCGGGCGCGGCCACGGCCCTGCAGCTTGCCGGAGCCCGGCCGGATCCGTCCCTGCTCGGCAACCATTGCGCCCTGCCGGAGAACGCCGTGTCCGCCGACCCGCTCTGTTCCTCGTGGGCGCGGCTCTTTCACCCGCAAATTCAGGCGGAGTTCGCGGCGCTTCTCGCAAACGGGCCGGAAAAATTCACCCCGGTTCTGTACGCGAAAGCCGAGCCGCTGACAGGCGGTTCAAGCCTTAACGACTTGTCCCACGCCCTCGCGCAGGACAACAAAACGCAGCCCGCCGTACCGCCGCAGCCGCCGTTGCCGAAAACCGATACGCGCCAGGCGCAAAACGTTCTGGCCGTCGGCCTGCTGACGCCGGGACTCATCGACCTTTTTCCGGATGCGGTCCTGCAGAACGTCGCCGTGCCGGTCGGCATCCTCGCCGCCGGGAACGATGCCGTCTATCCGGCGGCAAAGTCCGTTGACCGTTTGCAGTTGCTGCTTCCCCAGCGCCCCGCCTTGCGCGTTTTGCAGAATGCCGGGCATGGCGACGTGCAAGCCCCTTGCCCGCCCATGTATCAGGAGTCTTTTTCCGCCCTCTGCGGCGGCCAGAACCCCTCCGGTGAAGATTGGCGGAAAATCCGCAACGATTTCTTCGTGCGGTTTTTCCAAAAAACTCTCGGCCCTCCCGGCCCGCCGCCTCTCCTTCCCTCGCAATAA
- a CDS encoding membrane hypothetical protein (Evidence 5 : No homology to any previously reported sequences) — protein sequence MIFTLLPHFLGVCCVLYALQLLFRLGQDFKSNRFVPNFVAFLGGIVAIFLAMAIILAVDCLLPVGSAATQATYFVRISFLIPLAYLAAFLASLILGAVLGNSAPSAVIVHITYLGVTLMVLAPVARIWLDMAARVLDGSL from the coding sequence GTGATTTTTACCCTGCTTCCCCATTTTTTGGGCGTCTGCTGCGTTCTCTACGCCCTGCAACTCCTGTTCAGGCTGGGGCAGGACTTCAAGAGCAACCGCTTCGTCCCGAACTTCGTGGCTTTTTTGGGGGGAATTGTCGCCATATTCCTCGCCATGGCCATCATCCTCGCCGTTGACTGCCTTCTTCCCGTCGGCAGCGCGGCAACCCAGGCGACGTACTTCGTCAGAATATCCTTTCTGATCCCCCTGGCCTACCTCGCCGCCTTTCTCGCCAGCCTGATACTGGGCGCGGTTCTCGGCAACAGCGCCCCGTCCGCTGTTATCGTCCACATTACGTACCTGGGCGTCACGCTGATGGTGCTCGCCCCGGTGGCGCGGATCTGGCTCGACATGGCGGCCCGGGTTCTCGACGGTTCGCTGTAA